The genomic region tacatgatagcaataaataataacaaagccaccaatactataaaggtcattggcaaagcctatggtaaaaaatgtgaacacattgagtgtaatcgccctctcgtgcaaGAAAAAACATCACATTGACAgattgtcatttttgacagttctactttcactttcattttgtgatattaaaCTATCAACAAtcatgtggctgagaaaaatatcgcaattgcttatttagcatattttctgtacatttcttaaataaacttacatcaatacatgattttcttcattaattcaaacattcctgacaggctactactttgtttacatatttcgcttacattttgacatGCATaggtatggcgcaccaaaggggtcgaaactttaacttctgctcgagcagaaaaaaatgctgctcgagcagcatttaaatgctgctcgagcagcatattgctgctcgagcagcaatttactggtcgagcagcatttaattgctgctcgagcagcaaaattcctgctcgagcagcaatatgctgctcgagcagcattattttaagaataagccattgaacccgtcagccaataaAATTTGAGCTAACACacggacgacattagctatctctacggaatcGAAATAGACAggtgtagcgtcaatattgtcagatcgttagcgtgagatctgacgattttcacagtacccccgtgatattgctccgattagtcgccgtgaaaaatgtcagattgatgaaaaataatatttaacgcattgctgtttcaattcaacttaatttcgcgttttaacagcttgcagtttTTTTCGGACATCTTtctttcggacgttgaacctacacacattgttcacaacaaagatatcaaaacagtagttctaacaccatgcaaacatttgaattttaaaaagattttcgttttaaatgttatatatatcgatgatgtacatgcattacgttgagGAGAgatgccatgcacaagaaccataacccgtcgctttctgaaataagagttattgcgctttgttgtttttgtatgatgtaactagggctatatctcagatactatacaagattttagcatgaaacttcatgggtgtataattatcaatgcacgagaaccataaccgtatactttcttacataacggttattgccctttcttgttattgttattttatgatgtaacttttcagggctatatttcatttatagaaccatgcataagaaccacaacccttcactttcttaaataagagttattgccctttgttgattttgtttgatgtaacttttcagggctttatctcagaaactataaatataagatttcaacatgaaatttcatgggtgtataattgtcaatgagaataagtgccatgcacaagaaatcataaccctagtacatatgtacatgtctgatttTACTTTACAgcactatatcacagatactatacacgatttaaagatgaaatttaatggatgttaagatatcaatgaggagaggtgtcatgcacaaaatctataaccctacactttcttaaataagagttattgccaattgttttttttttgttgttactTTGAAttaagtgagataagggtacaacccttcaaataaacttttctgttagttctgcaaccatcaataatcaaaatttatttggcgggggatatcaatttaacgaattcgCTTTTTTAATGgtctaaacgttgaaatagacttaatattttaagtagcaatgaaTATATAAGActcaacagactcatcagtcatcagtattatgttagcatatctttagtcggttactgaactagggaaaataaagttgaagtttatcaggtgttctaaaagtcctcaccgccaggcagataagtctacaaagtattttaaaaccggttcatgaacatgaaatgataagtcatttacgccatcgggattatttattttaagtcaatatgtttttggaatcttaaggcactcattgaaaaatacaccaatacataaataaatatctaggtcagttgtgattctgtcaagcaatgattatcatatcaattattatctccagagttattctttttttcttgcacttatcataatctaaccatctgcattatttttgccaaacaggtggttttgcaatctgagcaccacaatcatcaatatttttgtgtggatataaagatgttataaaaatttaggattataaaaccttaagttttattgtgctgtacttgtttaggagatgtgtaataccaactggctacttctgttttcagaactaaaaggcacagaaggattttattaatattttgttgagttctcagattaatcgagccttaagcacttcctgctacaaaaacatattttcgagcaacaacatattgataatatccattttaatgccgtgccggtctttacagtggagtgatcgagtcacacagatatgtttgccgcactccatgaatcagaagtctgcgtctcacgactagtctcgataaactgaatcatgggcctgtcgcaacattgtgggaggctttttcatgaccaaacatttggcagtctggaaataaagtaaaagtcattcatacttaacttaaacaagatgtgtttgtgaaacacaatgtccccctatatgatgtttgacattgtaggatgaccttgaccttgtgaaggatgaccttgacctttcaacactcaaaatgtgcagctccatgagatacacatgcatgccaaatatcaagttgctatcttcaatattgcaaaagtattcataaaataagcgatttaggccacatatatttgacctctgaccttgaaggatgaccttgaccttgacgttttaccactcaaaatgagcagctccatgagatgcacatgcatgccaaatatcaagttgctatcttcaatattgcaaaagtattcataaaatgagcgattttggccacatataattgacctctgaccttgaaggatgaccttgaccttgacctttcaccattataaatgtgcagctccatgagatacacatgcatgccaaatataaagttgctatcttcaatattgcaaaagtattcataaaatgagcaattttggccacgtatatttgacctctgaccttgaaggatgaccttgaccttgacctttcaccattcaaaatgtgcagcttcatgagatacacatgcatgccaaatatgaagttgctatctttaatatagcaaaagttattgcaaaatgttaaagctggcgcaaacagacagacagaccaacagaccaacagaccaacagacagacagggcaaaaacaatatgtcctccactactatagtggagtgggggacataacaaaaacaatatgtcccccactactatagtgggggacataaaaacaacaacatttttttgcaaaaaaaagcatatattcactagattaagtgttcacaaaaaatactatttctgaaaataaaattgcaagaacgatagtttaaCAGTGAAacgtattcatgttttatgcatcataaatatacaatcacattaagacactgaaaaacaacttttcatacaaaataatataatggagcaaaaAGAATGCTTTTTtccattatatgacacattaataaattaaaatatgagtaatcttcttgtttaaccttttttcagggttatttgacaaaagtgggactctataacacagtttgatcctcaggttatgatattacatatggaatttcatgtcctttataaattaaaagaaaatgcaaggctctaaaaaccaatgcaccaacagaaaggttcgaagattatattctacattctctcattattttgttgaatacaagttaatgcagatctttactaagcaaactagagctttgccacagacgtgacaaatacccccacgtgccgcattgacacagattattttgcatgctgtcttcacaaaacaagagaatcaaatttatggcgatttttatgaatgataatgccattatcatttatggccatttcgacctttgaactcttgaattcttaagcatgacatgcagtccaaatttatggccatttttttgcttttgaactccaagtgtgacctagaccttggagttatcgacataattctttcgcatgacacattgtccaatgactgtgaacaaatgtaccatgtatttttaaaatctcacaataaatgacatagttatggcctggacaagatcatttatggccaattttgacctttgaactcacagtgtcaccttgacgttgcagatatagacgtaattcttttgtgcgacacaccgtccaataatggtgaacaaatgtgccaaatgattttaaaatctcacaatgaacaacatagttatggcctggacaagctcatttattgtctttttttcccttaaactcaaagtgtgaccttgaacttggagttatcaacgtaattctttcacgcgacacagcgtccaatgatggtgaacaaatgtgccaaatgattttaaaatctcataatgaatgacatagttattgcccagacaagctcatttatggccatttttaatcttcgaactcaaagtgtgaccttgaccttcgagatattgaagtaactctttcgcgcgacacaccgtcccatgatggtgaacaaatttgccaaatgattttaaaatctcacaataaatgataaagttatggcccggacaagcatttgacccttgaattcctagtgtgaccttgatcttggagatatcgacatactttttcacgcaacacaccgttccatgatggtgaacaaatgtaccaagttattttaaaatctaacgataaatggcatagttatggtccggacaaactttcggtttaaaacacactaagtgactccatgacctagtttttgacccagcatgacccatattcaaacttggcctaaacatcatcaagatacaacttgtgaccaagtttggtgaagatcggatgaaatttcgggacagaccgaccgacagtacgacaaagtgactcctatatagaaatataaagctaatttattaccatcaatgcaaacactccacagctgtttccatggcgctgtttgttgcaaggtggcgctttgaactctgaactgaatttctccaagccatctttcacaatctgcgctcgttgacacatgaactggctgcaacaaatattttgttggtaaaaatcaacaaaaatcatgtgcctatatacttaagcggtactttatctataccaaattgttttggtaatcaattttcaaacatatatatatatatgtaaatctattaacacattatttgaaaaacataagtgtgagagataggacacaataacaaataagaatgaactaagaaagcaagcttaaatttatatttagCCTATAATATTAAAGTGTTGGTGGTCATTACAAgtcaatatttaagataaagatccaaatataaaaaacaaataagatttacaaagttttttgaatatcttgtttggtatattgcctgatgaatgataactggaacttgccaaaaaagctccctaaatgtgacctttgatctcttgttaacgcatgcgctgcagcttctcaacatggagaacatatgtggaaagctatattaaaaatggcatattcaattatcgaatcacagtttggataagctcagagacacacataaaatgcacatacaccaactgctactgtgactgctatatcaagcaggtaagacaaaaaatgaattacagctttgaacctgaccagaacaaatcgaacaaggccttgttgtttccacccaacgagtcgtaaatggttacagtcctggacataacacttgcaaccagcaaaacccagtgattgttgcctttacattgtggcagcataagtagatcatacatattgaagtccacctacaaaatgtgaaattataatgtaccttaaacaatgtatacattactaaacagtgagaaatttgctcaaattacttcaaagaagtatagtggcatgctagaatcaagtacagtttaagttaacaataaaacaaaagattgtcagccctaggcccaatggttatggacaaaaagatttcttaagttttcacaaaatagaccctacaTAAGCATATGtcaaattttgtgacccccggggcagtttcaaatttgaccccaggggcataatttgaacaaatttggtagaggactattagatgtctctacataccaaatttgatagccctatgcccaatggttatggatgagaagattttgaaagatttcacaatataggccttatataagcataagttcaattttgtaaccccagggcagggtcaaatttgaccccaggtgcataatttgaacaaatttgaaagaggttcacccaaggaacattactgagaaatttcatcagaattggaccagtagtttaggagaagaagatgtttaaaggaaaagttaatgcacggacggacgcacgcaggcacggacggacgcacgcatgacagacacaggaccatgacataagccccgctggcctttggccagtggagctaaaaatcaattaaggaagggagggagcacccctccctaacccaaccataaaggcccctgggcatctgaaatatgatcacaagcactaataaacatataataatgataaaacccggtcaccactgtcgataaattggaaattgttatgattgtgagatataatgtaaacatttgcatacagatcgatcttttttcttcaagcccaacacaaaataacaatgcaaaataaaagttttaaaggttttcaatgggtacaaatagggtttttatctggacattggaaacgttgaaatacatgaaaatatcatcaaacaacttaaatttatttcattgttaaaatatgtttttcttgattttttctttaaactttacacaaaaatgagtgatttcaaaaatataaactagaaatggtgctGCAGAGGCCGAtgtgtatccccacgccacatgtttgacccaggggtgcggcctatgttagcgtttccgatcgccaaaatcgccaaaggcgattgaatctttcagctggcgatttaagtttaaaatgtgaatgaaaatggcgattgcaaaaaaccctgatatttctctataagtatataatattccctacttttaaagagaactcggtaccgatttccacatgtaatcgccataaaagctcccgggtgccccatggttggtaatggggctaggcatagttgagattaaacgtattgtcataaaagaagttcggtatcaattagatgtgaatcggtgtagaaatgaagaaattatagtgaaaggcaattttgggtgggcgtggcctatgtgggcgcggttccccagggttggtaatggggccatgtatagttgagattaaccataatgtcataagagaggttcagtatcaatttgaagtgaatcggtgttgaaatgaagattgcaaaagttatgaccaaggttaaagttttgggacacacacacacacacacatacaatgacagacaggccaaaaacagtatactcccgatctttcgatccgggggcataaaaatgagtgaaaatctctgacccgggccaacctcaacccacataacttttgacccaggggtcagatcaaaattccaaatagtgcagggtcgcacattatgctcatagctaccatgtgtgtaagtttcaaggttctagttaTATAGttcatatatttcacaaattgtagatacatttgacctggttttcaatatatttcacatagttgtatatatttgactttggttTCATAACTTATCTTGTTCTATATAATAACGATCTATttgacattgctctctatatgctggagatctatatgctgggcattgttctctatacaaatggatagcataccttgttctctaaatataaaatgatgttctctacatattaaacattgttctctatggcattgaccttgatctttaaatataagacactatgcctcttctatatgttggaatttgatatctatatataagacattgctctctatacttgaagttaatctaatattgtgttctctatatattggacgcttttctataaatattgaacatggttccgtatacaaaatacatgtttatatttttttataatatttcacctcgttttctataatatgtgtcttgttctgataaaactgggctaaattcatgttgattttcggtaagaagggacttccttcaaactaaaaataccataaaagcgcaaagtctcgtccctgattagcctgtgcagtctgcacaggctaataagggacgagactttccgcacatgaattaagcccagttttctcagaacaagacacatataattcactgttctatatttagaccttgctctctatatattaaacattatattctctatacacatgtatattggaccttgttctttataaattagatCTTGTTctctttaaacattataaattaaacaagatgtcctcttacttgaccttccACTGTCATACAATATATCCTCTAAATATTttggtaatgtgtcattaaaaatagATGAAATCataataagtgctgtaccgttgtttatcgaaggttttaacatggtttttagtttagatgtgtaggaattgtaccacaagggtgacagtctgcgtggtttaatAATAAGTGTTTGAAAGACTTTGTCatccatcatatttgacatttgaccatgttcaacttttattttggctttttttcagttgcttttgaatgctttattaaatcgaaattcaatcattaattctgctataatgtaagtttgttttcactttctggaggtttataagaaaagCATTCATTTTGTGccccaagtgtacatgtacaacatttaataaccaacttcaggctaacattgaagattattggagaagcattttgattaaaattgacattaatttgagaagaggaaaagtatttttgtaataatgttatggtaaagtcaaatatgcttcccacacattatcatttatatgcttatatttttgttctgaagacaaaatatggagacatacccatataataagagtagttcacccccagagtgaagaaaccacctttttctcttggagattacacccttctgtgtacttctttccagaaaattagtgcctttgtttattagctcatcttttttttgaaaaaaaattatgagctattgtcattaccttggcgtcggcgtcggcgtctgcgtcggcgtccggttaagttttgcgtttaggtccacttttctcagaaagtatcaatgctattgcattcaaacttggtacacttacttaatatcataaggggacttggcaggcaaagttagataactctggcgtgcattttgactgaattatgtgccctttttatacttagaaaattgaaaattttggttaagttttgcgtttaggtcaacttttttcagaaagtatcaatgctattgcattcaaagttggtacacttacttactatcatgagggaactgggcaggcaaagttagataactctggcgtgcattttgacagaattatgtgccctttttatactcaggaaattgaaaattttggttaagttttgtgtttaggtccattgtattccttaagtatcaaagctagtgctttcatacttgcaacacttactaactatcataaggggactgtgcaggcaaagtaatgtaactctgacttgcattttgacagaattatgtgccctttttatacttagaaaattgaaaatttggttatgttttgtgttttggtccactttattcctacagtatcaaagctattgctttcatacttgcaacacttattaactatcgtaaggggactgtgcaggcaaagttttgtaactctgactggcatttggacggaattatgggccctttatacttagaaaattgaaagttttgttaagttttgtgtttaggtccactttacccctaaagtatcatagatattgctttcatacttggaacactcgcaaactatcataagggtacagtaaaaggacaagttgcataactctggatgtcatttttacggaataatggcccttttttgacttagtaactttgaatatatggttatattttgtgtttcgatccactttacttcttaagtatcaaggctattgctttcaaacttcaaatactttcatgctatcatgaggttactgtacctggcaagttgaattttaccttgacctttgaatgaccttgactctcaaggtcaaattattaaattttgctaaaattgccataacttcttccttgccccccccccccttccccccccccgaacccccgaATCCCCCCGCCCCCTTTTTTTAAGTATGTTTggaataccgtccaaccatcacacccaagaatccccaccccacccccctccccccacccgaatcccccccctattttttttttaagatcatctcacaaattaccaccacaccctcacactataccccccccccacctcaccaccccccatttttttttttgagacggtaaaaaaacacaaatatttatttttattattttatgtttgaaataccgtccaaccatcgcacccaaaaatccccaccccaccccttccccccccccacctcccccccccaccccgatattttttttcctttttttcgcatttttggaagataatgtaataaatgtccacactcccacacaatgcacccctcttcactccacccctccctcctttgtgattgaaaatgagagtcccttcacctttaaaaagaaaatagatgagcggtctgcacccgcaaggcggtgctcttgttttttaaaagctatcacctgtccatcaaacatgataaaaatttcgtacactttggacaatgcgatatttgtcttgcaaaaaaagttcacaaggttttggcatcaaacTTTCAGTACATAtagtgataagcattaatggtttgaagaaaaagaaaatgtaaaaccttgaaaattctatcttatgaaaaatttaaaataactttcttgcaaaatgtacacttgggacagggacaaattctgaccacatttagtattcagctgttcaaaatttacatgaacaaataattgtataaatacctgtacaaatgtgtagaaaaaacatgtgacaggttaaaaggacactttttgcctataaatattgaagcactttatgatgccacctcttaatatacgtgaagagagttgaaaattatggcacaaaattgacaagaacatcattgctttgaacacttgctacaagagatatcaacctaagtaagGTTGTGAagtaagaagcattgttttatttttcttaaagcatatgcatttttatattcattaaatgatggcaatacctaatatttctgaaagttttattgaagtatagaattgaaaattgccttttacataaaatgtcacgcaaaaccagtacacttggggcaattttaaggatatttttcaatttattttgttaatgaagcaagttattgagaagaattttcacatttaagttaatcacatggaaacacttctgtaagatagaaaaagaactcaaacatgcttaatggtaagaatataaatgcatgttttatttaggcttcattatttttttaatcacccataggatatgatgcggcatttgtctttacggaatattaaaaaaatcaatcatttttacccggaagatggcgctgtaataaatttgctattctgtgtgttcttttaccaagcttgattaggaatttttgaaaacgcgccatggagattttctttcaccattaaaaataatagttcacggatacaaaccataattcctgattaatatgttgctacagtggattcctgttcttagcataccatgtcagcaaaaattatgctaattacaggaatatgctattaacaggaacacacattttagcataaatatagcaactgggggcatacaataagtcaaatctgttaataattgatcgtcaaagtgaaatttaaattcaacattgtatatcattgatgtttaagataactatttatcaaatggaattgtattctaaggtatttgcatttgaatttgagcatatttttgcagatttaaagcatattttcttggcattctgagaatgttctatgctataaagactttaagtcaattctgaatattggggtt from Dreissena polymorpha isolate Duluth1 chromosome 5, UMN_Dpol_1.0, whole genome shotgun sequence harbors:
- the LOC127882017 gene encoding sentrin-specific protease 1-like yields the protein MYDLLMLPQCKGNNHWVLLVASVMSRTVTIYDSLGGNNKALFDLFCQFMCQRAQIVKDGLEKFSSEFKAPPCNKQRHGNSCGVFALMTAKCLVMKKPPTMLRQAHDSVYRD